The window TGATATAAAAATACTGGGATAGAGAAGAGCTATGCAGGAGGCAAACCAATTCACTACAAATGATGTCATGGGAGAAGTCCTGAGTcctaataaagaaagaaaaggaattaaacaagggagagagaagatgCCAATCTAACATTCTCTCACACTAGTACATTCTATATATGGGTCTTCATTCCCAGTGAAGTATCTATCTGAATATTCACCATGGACTATATTGTTTTTGAGACATTTCTTGATTCAGGCTAATTTTGTCTGTGCCTCCTACTTGGATTGACACTGGATTGGAAAGTTTGGAAATAAGGGAAAGGGGTTTGATGCTGGAGCTGAGAGCATCAGTAGCCAAGTCTAGGGATGATGGCAATAAGGATGAAAGGCAATAAGGAAAGCTCTAATTAGTAAGAACGCAGGCAATACCAAATAATATACTCAGGTTGTGCGTAATTCTTAAGAACATCTGTTCACCAAATCCCAATTTTCCTGGTGCACCGCCATACCTGgaatcatgtttttatttattagcttTAGCTAAAACAGTTCTGTACTATCTGTAATTATAAACAATATTTGTAAGCTTCTTCTCTCCAGGGTAGTCTTGCTACAGTCATCCTTAATTATATGGCTTCTATTTTGATCCATTATGCAGAATTATTCTTGGACTTGGtattcaaaaaaacacaaattatgcATCCTCCTAATTCTACTAATTAGGCACACATGTGAATAGTGGTTTCTTGTGGGAAGCAGTCAGCCATGAGAGCAGGCTGTGGACATGCCAGGCATGCCGCCGCTGCTCGAAGGGACTGTCCCTACTTGTTCCCTTCCTTGTTCCATTCCATGGGAGATAAATCACTAGGGCCCAGAgatcagaaagaatgtaaaatgagatAAGCAAATCTGTCTCCCCCCTGCATGTGcaggttatttttgatgattctgggtttatgggttttctcccagggaagttaaccttgaGCCGAGACAGTCATTAGATAATGTAAACCACCGTCTGGCAACCTTCCCTTTTCTAGTCTATATAATCCGCAACTGTAGCACAATAAAATTTGTCTTGCAACCAACCAACAGTTGTCTTGGTCCTTCTGACCCCATTCGTCGGTGCTATTTCAGTTCCttgccccttcccttctgaccctggttGGCTCAGTCTTCCTCATCCGGCTGGTCTGCAGGCAAGTGGCGCCCAAACAGGGACCTGAAGCGTGaaggcaattaaaagaaaaagaaagtgcaggTAAGAGAACCCTTATGCAAAATATGTGTGGCCACAAGTAAAAGTGAAACTAGTACCGGCATAAGGCAATAGTCAGAAGTAAAATAAGATGGGACAAAAGGGCTCAAAGGAGCATGAATTATTTGCTCAGGTTTTACTTTCGATGCTTAAAGCTCGGGGTAATAAAGTTTCTACCTCACAGTTGACTGAGTTTTTACAGAATATTTATGATGTATCTCCCTGGTTTCCTGATGgcggctctgttgacattgaaaTCTGGCAGAAAGTtggagaagatttaaaaaattattatgagtCTCGAGGGCCTACTCATACTCCTGTTGTTACATTTAGTTTGTGGAATCTGATAAAAGAATGTTTAGATTCTTCTCATGATAGTGTTGATTTGAATgtaaagtcagaaaaacaaaagccttcTTCAGAAGATCAAACTGCCTTAAtggcttctgcaccgccacttcCTAAATCTAGGGAACTTATTAATTTTAACATATCAGATGAAGAGGAATATTTCGACTTAACAGATGAGGCTTTTAAACACGAAGGAGAAAAATATCCTGAGGATGATTTTCTAATGGCTATGATAGATAAGTCAGTGAAAAAGCCACAGATTAGTAAGGACTGTCTTCCTCAAAAAGGAGCAATAAAACGAGGAGAAGATCTTATTTTCTGTTGTCCTGTCATAGAAAGACCTGATCCTAATAATCCTCAACAAGCTATTAGGGAGCATCAAGCTCTTCcctttaaagtattaaaagatTTAAAGTCTGCTTGCGCTCAATATGGGCCCACTGCTCCTTTTACTACTGCTGTGGTTGACACTATAGCAGGAGAAGCTCTTCCCCCCGCTGTTTGGAAGTCTATTGCACGAGCTTCTTTAAATGGTGGAGATGATTTAATATGGAAGTCTGAGTTTTATGAACGGGCTGCTGAACAAGCAGAAAAGGATGCTTCCCATAATATTTCTGTGGATTATCATATGTTGGTGGGTGAAGGGCCGTATATATCGTTACAAGATCAGTTGACTTACCGTTTGTTGCATATCCTCAAATAAATCATCTGACGTTGCAAGCCTGGAGAAAACTACCTTCTGCTCATAAAACTGAAGATCTTTCAAAAATTAGACAGGGACCTGATGAACCATATGCTGATTTTGTAGATAGATTGTTACAGGTGGTGGGGAGACTCATTGTGGATGGACCCACTGGTACAATTgtagttaagcaacttgcttttGAAAACGCTAATAATGCATGTCAGGCTGCGATTCGACTTTGGAGAAAACGAGGAACGTTGGAGGACTATATTCGCCTTTGTGCGGACATTGGGCCTGCTTATATACAGGGTGCTGCTGTGGCTGCAGCACTAACTAAAGTGGGGCTTAAAAAcagtcaaaagaaaacaaagacttgtTTTGAATGCGGAAAGGCAGGCCATTTTGCTAGAGAATGTAGATCTTTTAATTCTAACCCTAGTCCTTCCTTCCCTGTTCAAAAACCTCCAGATGGTCGGTTTATGCCCTAGGTGCAATAGGCGAAAACATTAGGCACGAGATTGTCGCTCACTGACCCACAAGGATGGGACACCACTGTCGGGAAACTCCTCCCGGGGCCTTCCCCGGCCCCAACAAACAATAGGGGCGATGTCTGTGTATCCTCCTCAAATTATCATTCAGACATTAACCAagaacaaaaacatacaatatcCTCGCTCTCTAGAGCAACACCAGGAAGCGCAGCACTGGACCTCGGTACCTCTGCCCGATATGTATTAACTCCTGAAATGGGTCTTCAGGCCCTCTCTCCGGGCATCTATGGACCTTTACCTAAGGGTTTGATGGGACTATTATTGGGAAGAAGTAGTGTCACCATGAAAGGTTTAACTATTATGCCAGGAGTCATAGATTCTGattatgaaggagaaataaaaatcatggcACAAActactaaaaatataataactactTCTCCTGGTGATAAAATTGCACAGTTGCTACTTTTGTCCTTTGTACCTCATGGACAAATTTTACAACATCAAAAGAGAGGAACAAAGGCCTTTGGATCATCTAATGCTGCCTACTGGATTCAGAAGCTAGGGAAAGAATGTCCAGAAATGAAATTAACCATTAATGGAAAGGTTTTTTTCAGGTTTGTTAGACACTGGAGCTGATGTCTGTTATGACGCAGATGCACTGGCCTAAACGTTGGCCCGTTAGTTCCTACTATTACAGAACTTCAAGGAATAGGACAAAGTTCTTCTCCTATGCAAAGTAGTCAGTTATTATTATGGCAAGATAGTGAGGGCCATTCAGGATACTTCCAGCCTTATGTTTTGCCTGGGCTGCCTTTAAACCTCTGGGGCTGagatatattaaaagaaatgggAGTATTGCTTTACAGTCCAAATTCTCAAGTCTCTAATATGGTGTTGGATCAAGGATTTCTTCCCACAAAAGGGCTGGGAACAAATCAACAAGGAACTGCCTATCCTAttgatgtgaaaataaaaaatgatagacAAGGTTTGGGTTTTTCTTAGGGGCCTTGGATTCTCCTCCACTCACTGCTGATCCAATTACTTGGCTGACTGATGACCCTTTATGGGTGGACCAGTGGCCCCTCACAAAGGAGACAGAAGCTGCAGAACAGTTAGTACTGGAACAATTACAATTACGGCATTTAGAAATTTCCAATAGCCCTTGGAATACTCCTATTTTTATTATcaagaaaatatctggaaaatataggttattacaggatctAAGAGCTGTCAATAAAACTATGCTAATAATGGGAGCTCTTCAACCAGGCCTACCCTCTCCAACAGCCATACCACGTAATTATCATCTTTTAGTTATAgatttaaaagattgttttttcactattcctttgtttcctgaagatagaaaacattttgcttttagcTTGCCTTCCTTAACTTTTAAAGAACTCATGAGGAGATTTCAATGGAAAGTATTGCCTCAGGGCATGGCAAATAGTCCTACATTATGCCAAAAATATGTGGCTCAGGCCTTGACTCCTGTGAGAAAAAGGTTTCCAACGTTATATCTCATACATTATATGGATGATATACTTTTAGCCACTGATAATAGTTCTTTATTAGAGACTGCTTTTCAGTTTTTACAACAATCCTTAACAATCATTTGGCTTGGTCATTGCCTCAGAAAAAATTCAAAGACaatctccatttttatatttgGGTAAATATATAGATAACACTACTATTAGGCCTCAGAAACTGCAAATTCGagttgataatttaaaaacattaaatgattttcaaaaattacttggAGGTATTAATTGGCTAAGGCCTTCCTTAAAACTTACTACTGCTCAACTACAGCCTTTGTTTGATATTCTTAAAGGTGATTCAGATCCTTCGTCATCACGCTCCATGACTCCAGAGGGTTTCCAAGCATTACAAATAGTTAATAGAGCTATCAGCTCTGTGCAGTTAACTCGAATACACACTCACCTGccaatttctttaattatttgtcCAACACCCCATGTGTCCACAGCTGTTTTATTGCAGACTACTGGCGTTACTGAATGGATTCACATGAAGACTACACCCTCTAAGGCTATTAATCCTTATTATGAACGTATTAGTAATTTAATGATGCAAGGTAGAAGTAGATGCTTACAACTTATAGGAATAGAACCTTCTCAAATTATTATCCCTTATTCAGTTAGTCAACAAAATTGGCTTTTTCAACATAGTAATGAATGGGGACTTGCTCTTGTAGGATTTCCAGGAAACCTAGAATGTCATTATCCTGCTGATAAGATAATTCAATTTAGTAAAAATAATCtttacatttttccttctgtaatGCAACAACACCCTATTCCACATGTACCTTTGGTTTTTACAGACGGGTCCTCCTCAGGAGTGGCTACTGTAATCATTGACGATGGAACAAAACTAATTGAACAAACTTCCTTGACTTCAGCTCAACGTGTTGAACTGTATGCTGTCATTATGGCTTTTAAACATTTgccttttgtatcttttaatttgttttctgataGTAAATACCTTATTAGCTTATTGTTTCTTCTGGAGACTGCGACCATAGGACATACTAATGATCCTTAATTATCATCCTCTTTTCGTCTACTCCAGCAACTCATACGCTCTCATGATGGCCCTGTTGTAGCTTTACACATTCGTGCACACTCTAATCTCCCTGGTCCTTTAGCAAAACTTAATGCAGCTGCAGATAGTTTGACTCGtactaaatataatttttttcctatccATTCCTCTCCTGATGCTAAAGCTTCTACCCCTTCACTCCATTCTCCCTCTTATCATGAATGGTTATTGTATTGCATTCATTATCTTCATACTGTTATGGTCCATATCCTGGACACCCTCATATTATGGTAAGTTATGATCAAACTGCTTCACAAGCAGCACAACAATCACATGCTTTACACCATCAGTCAGCGGCTGCATTACGCAAACAATTTTCCCTTACTCGTGAAGCCGCCCGACAAATTGTTAAGCAATGCCCACAGTGTTTACCTCACCTTCCTGTTCCGCATTATGGCGTTAATCCTGGTGGATTATTACCTAGTCATTTATGGCAAATGGATGTTACTCATATCCCGTCTTTTGGGAAATTACAGTTTGTTCATGTCACTATTGATACTTATTCTGGTTTCCTCTGTGCTACAGCACAGACCGGAGAGGCTACTAAACATGTTATTACTCATTTATTACATTGTTTTGCATTTATGAATAttcctaaaattataaaaactgatAATGGGCCTGCTTATACCAGTACTGCTTTTGCAAAATTTTGTGATTCCTTACAAATTACTCATACTACAGGTATTTCATATAATCCTCAAGGACAGGGCATTGTAGAACGTGTACACAGATCCCTAAAACtaactattgaaaaaataaaaaagggggaaTTATATGAAACCACACCATACAGCCTTTTGAAtcatgcattatttattttaaattttttgactgTTGATAAATTTGGCCGTTCTGCAGGAGAAAGATTGCTGGCTGAGCGAACATTGACAACATCTGTTCCAGAAGTTCTTTGGCGGGATCCATTGACCAATACCTGGTATGGTCTGGATCCCGTCTTGATCTGGGGGTAAGGTCACATGTGTATCTTTCCCAGATCTGCGCCTGGTCCTTGTTGGCTTCCTGAACGTCTAGTGAAGCTGATAGATGGCTCATCGCAACGCCCGACtgataaagaaaatgcagaaacttcacatttctccaaagaaagcaACAGTGACCGTATCAAtcgagaaaaagaagaagaggagaccaCTTGCCAGCACGACTCAAGGGAGTGATGTTCCAACCTGGGGACAAGTTAAACAATTGATTTCACGAGCTCAAGAGTTAGTGAAACAACAGAATAATCCTGTTACAcctgtaactttatttttggctatgttggcaACCATTTCATGTGTTCCCTCTGTTAATGCAGCAACTTACTGGGCCTATGTACCTGATCCTCCACTATTACAACCCATATCTTGGTCTGAAgcaaagtttcttgtattttacaATGATACTGTTTATGGGCCTCTTATtgggaatataaaacaaatcaatatGTCTGTAAATTATACTAACTGGTTTAATACCTATCCTGTCTGTCTTAGCCCATTGAATCTGGAAACTGGATGTGTAAAGGCTATTAGTTATGAGCATACAGATGTTTATGAGGAAACGGATCAATCAGTTGGTTTGTCAGGCTCTCCAGGCATCCTTCATTTTACAGGAACCAACATTACTCTTGCATGCCCGGCTACCAGCCAACGAGAGGATCTTAAGGATACCATCATTTGGTATAAAAATGGGCAACCTATTAATATTAGAGGTCGAATCTCATACGCTTCACCACTTAGGGATTCCTCTATTACTATAACCAAGGTTACAGGTGAAGATTCAGGAAATTATTTCTGTATGAAGCATTTATCTGGAGAACAAGGGATACTTATAGCTGAACATAAGGTTACTATTcttaacagaaaatcaaaaaatcaaTTTCCTCCTTTTATGACCGTTAACTTTCCTGAATCCAATTTTGAACGTTGCAATGCATCTTGGAATAACCAAATATGGTGTACTGTAGATTATACCAAGGGGTCAGTTCTTATCTCTTCTATTCCCGTCATAGATAGGTTTATTACATTTCAGAAGAACTGGGATATATGGAAACTAGCTCTAACTTATTCCAATACACATGTTATAACTTGTGTTGCTCCTCCATATACACTTTTGATTGGTTCTATTAACATTGTTAATTCTTCCAAAGGAGGGTATAATATTAGCtgtgttaattgtatttttagcaGTTGTATGTTCCCTTCTGCAGGAACGCAATCTGTCCTTATACTAAAGCAACCCCTGTATGTTATGGTGCCTGTACATCTGAAAGAACCTTGGTATGAAAATACTGGAGTACAGGCATGGGTGGACCTCTCTAAAGCCTTGCGGAGAGGGAGACGCTTTCTTGGGTGGCTAATAGTAAGTTTACTTGCCTTGGCTGCTCTGTCTGCTACTGCAGCTGCTGCCGGTCTTGCTCTTTCACAGCGTATTAATGATGCTTACTTTGTTAATCAGTTATCTCAAAATACCAGTCTTGCTTTATCTTTACAAAGTCACATAGATTTACAGATTAATAACAAGTTAGATGAATTTAAAAACGCAGTTTTGGGGATTGGAGATCAGATGGCAGCATTAAAATTGATGCGTTTAGCTTGTCATGCAAAGTATACATGGATTTGTGTTACTCCTTATAAGTATAATGGCTCTATTTGGGAATGGGAGAAAGTAAAAATGCATCTGCTGAGTGTTTGGTCAGATAATAATATTAGTCTTGATCTTAAGAAGTTAAATGCTGAAATTCAGGATATGCAAAATGCACATCTTGATGATATTTCGCCAGAAGATGTAATTCAAACTTCACTGGATCATTTAAAGTGGTTAAACGCTCAGTCTTGGATTACCGGAAGGTTGTCAGGATTTATTACCCTGGCCGTAATTTGCCTATTGTTGCTAATAATCTTCTCATGTGTGTTTCGTATCCTCATGCAACAATATACTACTCTCGGCAGTAAACTTCATGGAATAAGTTtgcagcaaaaattaaaaaataaaaaaggggaacCTGTGGGAAGCAGTCAGCCATGAGAGCAGGCTGCGGACGTGCCAGGCATGCCGCCGCTGCTCGAAGGGACTGTCCCTACTTGTTCCCTTCCTTGTTCCATTCCATGGGAGATAAATCACTAGGGCCCAGAgatcagaaagaatgtaaaatgagatAAGCAAATCTGTCTCCCCCCTGCATGTGcaggttatttttgatgattctgggtttatgggttttctcccagggaagttaaccttgaGCCGAGACAGTCATTAGATAATGTAAACCACCGTCTGGCAACCTTCCCTTTTCTAGTCTATATAATCTGCAACTGTAGCAcaataaaatttgccttgcaaCCAACAGTTGTCTTGGTCCTTCTGACCCCATTCGTCGGTGCTATTTCAGTTccttaccccttcccttctgaccctggtcGGCTCAGTCTTCCTCGTTCGGCTGGTCTGCGGCAGTTTCTGAATAAAAAGATGCTTACAAAGGACCTCTGTCATATTTATTCAggagtagtttttttttgtttctttaaggaaaaagaacTCTAGATTTTCTCGTTGCCCTTGCTCTTCAACAAGAGG is drawn from Lagenorhynchus albirostris chromosome 21, mLagAlb1.1, whole genome shotgun sequence and contains these coding sequences:
- the LOC132512677 gene encoding uncharacterized protein LOC132512677, whose protein sequence is MAHRNARLIKKMQKLHISPKKATVTVSIEKKKKRRPLASTTQGSDVPTWGQVKQLISRAQELVKQQNNPVTPVTLFLAMLATISCVPSVNAATYWAYVPDPPLLQPISWSEAKFLVFYNDTVYGPLIGNIKQINMSVNYTNWFNTYPVCLSPLNLETGCVKAISYEHTDVYEETDQSVGLSGSPGILHFTGTNITLACPATSQREDLKDTIIWYKNGQPINIRGRISYASPLRDSSITITKVTGEDSGNYFCMKHLSGEQGILIAEHKVTILNRKSKNQFPPFMTVNFPESNFERCNASWNNQIWCTVDYTKGSVLISSIPVIDRFITFQKNWDIWKLALTYSNTHVITCVAPPYTLLIGSINIVNSSKGGYNISCVNCIFSSCMFPSAGTQSVLILKQPLYVMVPVHLKEPWYENTGVQAWVDLSKALRRGRRFLGWLIVSLLALAALSATAAAAGLALSQRINDAYFVNQLSQNTSLALSLQSHIDLQINNKLDEFKNAVLGIGDQMAALKLMRLACHAKYTWICVTPYKYNGSIWEWEKVKMHLLSVWSDNNISLDLKKLNAEIQDMQNAHLDDISPEDVIQTSLDHLKWLNAQSWITGRLSGFITLAVICLLLLIIFSCVFRILMQQYTTLGSKLHGISLQQKLKNKKGEPVGSSQP